ATCTGGATTCGAAGCAATCCAGGCTTGTATTTATGCCTGGTCAAAAAAAGGAAAAAAAGTTTATGGAGATAGACAAGGAAAAAGGGGAGTCAGAGAAAATCTAGTAGCAGGGAGAAGAAAAGGAAAAAAAGATTTGATTGCACCGATGGTTTTTACTGGGAGTTTGAATGCAGAAGGCTTTGAAGGATGGTTAAAATTATATTTACTACCCTCCCTCGACATTCCATCAATATTAATAATGGATAATGCTCCTATTCATCGTAAAACTGCCATTAAAGAATTGGCTAAAGAAGCAGGTCATGAAGTTCTTTTTTTGCCGAAATATTCTCCTGATTTAAATGATATTGAGCATGACTTTAGTGCCTTGAAACGAGCTAGAATGTACGCTCCTATTGACACGTCTCTTGATGAAATTATCCGTTCTTACTGTGGCGTTTAGCGTCTCAGCCTTATTTGAAACTACTATATGTGTCTAAATCAGGTTCATATTCAGAAAATATCAATCTAATTTTTAAGAATATATAGGACTAAAGAATTAAAATTTAAATAAAAACTATGCCTAGAAACCTCAAAGTTCACCTTTGGTTGCCTAATATTTTCCAGTTTAAAGGAGGAATTCAAGTTTATTGTGCTTTTTTGATCGAAGCTTTACAGGAAGTCTATCCAAATGCCTTCTATGATGTCTTTTTAAAACATGATACCCATTACACGCCTAATGTAAGAGTTTTGCCTGAAACTAAATTTCATTATGGAGGAAATATTCCTCTAAAATTGAGAACTTTTTATTTTGCTCTCTTATTATTTATCAGTAGCTTCCAAAAAAGACCAGATTTAATTATTTGCGGCCATGCTAATTTCACTCCTGTAGCTCATTTGGTTCAACGATTAATGGGTATTTCTTACTGGACAGTGGCCCATGGAGTAGATGCCTGGAACCTCCAAAATCCGCATATCATTCAAGCTTTGCGCCATGCTGACCGAATTCTGGCCGTTAGTCACTACACCCGCGATCGCCTCCTCCAGGAACAAGCTCTTGATCCAGAGAAAGTTGTTGTTCTTCCTAATACCTTTGATACTTCACGCTTTCAAATTGCCCCGAAACCCCAATCTTTACTCGAAAAATATAATCTCACCCCAGATCAGCAGGTTATTTTGACCATTGCCAGATTAGCTGGGGAAGAACGTTATAAAGGCTATGACCAAATTATCCGTGCTTTACCAGAGATTATTAAAACTATTCCCAATATCCATTACCTAATCGGCGGTAAAGGAGGCGATCGCCCTAGAATCGAAAAACTAATTCAAGATCTAGACTTAGAAGATTACGTTACCCTAGCAGGATTCATCCCCGACGAAGAACTAGCCGATCACTATAACCTCTGTGATGTTTTCGCCATGCCTAGTAAAGGGGAAGGTTTTGGTATTGTGTATCTAGAAGCCATGGCCTGCGGAAAACCCACCATTGGTGGTAATCAAGATGGGGCGATCGATGCTCTATGCAATGGCGAACTGGGAGTGTTAGTGAATCCCGATGATCTGGACGAAATTAGCACAGTAATTACCCAAATCCTAGAAAAGACCTATCCCTTACCAATTCTCTATCAACCAGAAACTCTCCGGCAAAAAGTGATTGAAATTTATGGATTTGAGCAGTTTAAACAAAATTTAGCTCAACTTTTATCTGCTCAATTCAACCAGTAATATGAGAATTTCACACATAATTGCAGACTTGGCCCCTGAAGC
The genomic region above belongs to Synechocystis sp. PCC 6803 substr. PCC-P and contains:
- a CDS encoding IS630-like element ISTcSa family transposase, whose translation is MAYSLDLRQRVVAYIEAGGKITEASKIYKIGKASIYRWLNRVDLSPTKVERRHRKLDWEALKKDVEENPDARLIDRAKKFGVRPSAVYYALKKMKINRKKKELRYRERNREERVKYYRMLRELIKLYGSQAIVYIDESGFEAIQACIYAWSKKGKKVYGDRQGKRGVRENLVAGRRKGKKDLIAPMVFTGSLNAEGFEGWLKLYLLPSLDIPSILIMDNAPIHRKTAIKELAKEAGHEVLFLPKYSPDLNDIEHDFSALKRARMYAPIDTSLDEIIRSYCGV
- a CDS encoding glycosyltransferase; the encoded protein is MPRNLKVHLWLPNIFQFKGGIQVYCAFLIEALQEVYPNAFYDVFLKHDTHYTPNVRVLPETKFHYGGNIPLKLRTFYFALLLFISSFQKRPDLIICGHANFTPVAHLVQRLMGISYWTVAHGVDAWNLQNPHIIQALRHADRILAVSHYTRDRLLQEQALDPEKVVVLPNTFDTSRFQIAPKPQSLLEKYNLTPDQQVILTIARLAGEERYKGYDQIIRALPEIIKTIPNIHYLIGGKGGDRPRIEKLIQDLDLEDYVTLAGFIPDEELADHYNLCDVFAMPSKGEGFGIVYLEAMACGKPTIGGNQDGAIDALCNGELGVLVNPDDLDEISTVITQILEKTYPLPILYQPETLRQKVIEIYGFEQFKQNLAQLLSAQFNQ